Part of the Lolium rigidum isolate FL_2022 chromosome 6, APGP_CSIRO_Lrig_0.1, whole genome shotgun sequence genome, aaggaagccagaaggaggggccaggaggagccagggtgggcccacaccctagggcggcgcggcccaggccctggccgcgccgccatgtggtgtgaggggcccacgacccctttcgcctccttttcttcgcgaaacccttcgtcccgaagacctaagccagagaggaatcctcacgaagggttacagccgcctctgcggggcggagaacaccagagagaaaagagctctccggcgggcgaggaatccgccgggaaattccctcccggaggggaaatcgacgccatcgtcaccgacatcgagctggacatcatcaccatcaccatcatcatcatctccaccatcatcaccgccatcatcaccgctggacactcgtcaccgccgtagcaatttgggtttgatcttgattgtttgatagggaaactctcccggtatctattcatacttgttgttgatgctattgagtgaaaccattgaaccaagttcatgttcagattgttattcatcatcatatcacctctgatcatgttccatatgatgtctcgtgagtagttcgtttagttcttgaggacatgggtgaagtctaattgttagtagtgaactatggttgagtaatattcaatgttatgatatttaagttgtggtgttattcttctagtggtgtcgtgtgaacgtcgactacacgacacttcaccatttatgggcctaggggaatgcatcttgtattcgtttgctaattgcggggttgccggagtgacgaaacctaaacccccgttggtatatcgatgcgaggagggatcgcgaggatctcagagtttaaggctgtggttagatttatcttaattactttcttgtagttgcggatgcttgcaaggggtataatcacaagtatgtattagtcctaggaagggcggtacattagcacgaggttcacccacacaacacttatcaaaacaatgaagattaatcagccgtatgtagcgaaagcactagactaaaatcccgtgtgtcctcgagaacgtttggtcattataagtaaacaaaccggcttgtcctttgtgctaaaaaggattgggccactcgctgcaattatttctctcgcattttacttactcgtactttattcatactgttacatcaaaaccccctgaatacttgtacgtgagcatttacagtgaaaccttcatcgaaactgcttgtcaacaccttctgctcctcgttgggatcgacattcttacttatcgaagatactacgatacaccccctatacttgtgggtcatcaacgactatatatggaacacatgcctatggttatttagtacttggataccgctttattactatctgcaaatgccctaccttgattgttacatgagttctctcatccatgcagcgcccattcatccatccatgtgcctacaatattttaatcctgttgtttactataatcactactgctgtctttgttacactgctgctgatatttcactactgctactgctataaaactgttgctactgataaactcttgcgagcaagtgtttccaggtgcagctgaacaactccgctgttaaggcttacaaatattctttggctccccttgtgtcgaatcaataaattgggttttacttccctcgaagactgttgcgatcccctatacttgtggattaTCAATGATCAAGATCAATCTTTATCAATTGGCTATGTATTACTAGTTCATTGTATGACCATTTTGGATATGTATTGCTTTGGGTGTCCACCCGTCGGGCCCTATTTGGTGTCATGCTTCCCAACAACGACAACTGCTCCACATATAACTGCTGTTTTTTTTATTGAaagggggcaaaagctttgccctacttattaattaagaagaagttaAAGTCTATTACAAGTCTAGCGATACACTCTCGCGGCATAATTGAACCCAAGCGCTTAGCACCCGTCATGCTTCAAAGAGCCACCTCTCTCTTAATCTTAGTTACAACAATCGTTAGCATAGTGAAAACATTTCGAAACACTCCTCATTCCAAATTTTCTAAGAGATAAGCATGATTTAAGATGCAAGGGAATAAGAGAGAATTTGTTTGTCTCGGAACCATATGGCAACATGGGAATTGGGAATGTGTCATTAGTAAACTAGTTTTTCCGCTCGATCAAGATTCAAGACAAGTCTTTTTTTTTTATCAGTTGACTACTTGACTCTGTTTATATGTTGTTGCTAGTAGCCTGGCTATATGTTGTTGCTTTCGGCGTCCGGCTGGGCATGTTTGGTGTCGTGTTCCCCGACCGCGACAACCGCGCTGTGGACAGCTGCTAATTTTACGCGGCGCAGGCGCAACACACCATCCTGGGTCCTTGGCCGGCGTGAACCACGGAGGAGTCTGGCCCCTCGTCCACAAGCAACGAGCAAGGTAGACTCCGGCCGTCGCTGTACAGTGTGGCGCCCCGCCGCGTAGTATATGGTCCCTGGGGCAAACTCCACGGCTGAAGAAGCTGCCCTGGGGCAAACTCCACGGCTGAAGAAGCTGCCCATTTCCAGATTTCGCAGggcattttttcttcttctgagAATCGCAGGGCAAGGAGATCTTCTTTTTGCGGGGTTAACAAACCTAAAACACGATGTATATGATATAATAAAGAAGTAACAAAATATGTTCGACTTTACATTTGTTACGAATCATGATGATGGCAGTGCGTCGATAGAGCAAATGTTGCATCGTCTCCAACACATGTTTATGCTATACATCTCTCTGTTTCTAGTCATCCAGGTAACATCGAAGCGATGATAGTCGGGGGCGACACAGAGAGAAGCTTTATCCAGGACCAAAAAAGGAACATGAGCATCGTGTGCCAGCGGGGAAGAGAGGAAGCGCTCAAATCATCAGTCTCTTTGAAGGGGCGTAGAGCGACACGGTCCCAAGCTTGGGGTTCGAGTACTTGACGTAGACCACCTTCTGCTTGCTCCCTGGTGCCGCCGAGTGCAGGCTTGCCAGCCGCATCGCGCAATCCCTTCAGTTCCAAACACAAGAGACCAAGAAAAGATCCAGTCAGTTATGCATACAGAAAATGCTGTGGTAGGTTCATTAGGTAATTAACACAACGGCAGCAGGGAGCAAACAAAAAACCCAGCATGTGGAAAACGCTGTATCATGAAAGAAAATGTTTCATGATAATCTGGTGACAGTATCATGGGAGCATCGATTGACAAGTGTGGTTCAGGAAGAAGACTTACAGCAGCTGCCACTCAGCTAAGCCTGTATGGTGCTCCAGGACATCGTTCCAGCGTGGGCTCATATTCAGTGTGCACCGAGCAGCGTAGACAGCTGCTGCTGCAGTCTTTGATGGAGGGTATTGTAGCATGGTGTACTGAACCAGTGAAAGCTCGGCATAAAAGAACGCCATATTTTCCAGCTGCATTGGAGACAAGCAAGGAGATGGACAACATTACACATCAATCTGCGGTAGAGTTACTGAGAACTGGGTCACTGAATTATACCTCCTTATCCCCCATTGCAGCTTTCAGATACCGAACCATGAACATATACAAGGTTGGAACTGTTAAGTTCCACTGCAGCGTGTTGAGTATGGACTTCTCCTTGCGTAGGACCTGTTCCCGAGAAAATGAGTTGTCTGATATGCACAACAGATCCTGAACCTGTAAAAGCAGTTCATGATTGATCAGATTTCACAAGCAAGTCTGATCAAGTTTGATTTGACACACATCCGTTATGAGCTTTTGATGCAAAGATGGTTCAACAATATGCATAAGAAATAGAACTAACACTCCAATCAAGCAGCATCAGTAGCGTGAATTACAGAAATACCCTACTACAACAGTTATGAGCTTTTGATGCAAAGATAGTTCAACAATAACCCAAAGAAATAGAACTAGCATTCCAGTTCATCACTAGTGTCAACTACATAAGTACCCTAGCTACTACACCAGTTATGAGCTATTGATGCAAAGATGGTTCAACAACAAGACAAAAGAAATGGAACTAGCACTGAAATCAAACAACATCAGTAATGTAAGCTACTACCTCTGTTCTTATTTAATCGATGCCAGCTACTACATGCATACGCTACTTTCTCTGTATAGCCCACATCGATTTGatctgaacggagggagtacataagtaCCCCTACTACAACAGTTATGAGCTTTTGATGCAAAGATAGTTCAACAACAACCCAAATAAATAGAAATAGCATTCCAGTCAAACAGCATCACTAGTGTGAACTGCAGAAGTACCCTAGCTACTACACCAGTTATGAGCTATTGATGCAAAGATGGTTCAACAACAAGACAAAAGAAATGGAACTAGCACAAAAGAAATGGAACAAGGCATACACTACTTTCTCTGTATAGCCCACGTCGATTTGatctgaacggagggagtacataagtaCCCCTACTACAACAGTTATGAGCTTTTGATGCAAAGATAGTTCAACAACAACCCAAATATATAGAACTAGCATTCCAGTCAAACAGCATCACTAGTGTGAACTGCAGAAGTACCCTAGCTACTACACCAGTTATGAGCTATTGATGCAAAGATGGTTCAACAACAAGACAAAAGAAAAGGAACTAGCACAAAAGAAATGGAACAAGGCATACGCTACTTTCTCTGTATAGCCCACGTCAATTTGatctgaacggagggagtacataagtaCCCCTACTACAACAGTTATGAGCTTTTGATGCAAAGATAGTTCAACAACAACCCAAATATATAGAAATAGCATTCCAGTCAAACAGCATCACTAGTGTGAACTGCAGAAGTACCCTAGCTACTACACCAGTTATGAGCTATTGATGCAAAGATGGTTCAACAACAAGACAAAAGAAATGGAACTAGCACTGAAATCAAATAGCATCAGTAGTGTTAATCTGAACGGAGGGAGCACATAAGTACCCTACTACAACAGTTATGAGATTTTGATGCAAAGATAGTCCAACAACCATAACCCAAATAAATAGAACTAGCATTCCAGTCAAACAGCATCACTAGTGTGAACTGCAGAAGTACCCTAGCTACTACACCAGTTATGAGCTACTGATGCAAAGATGGTTCAACAACAAGACAAAAGACATGAAACTAGCACTGAAATCAAATAGCATCAGTAGTGTTAACTACATAAGTACCCTACTACAACACTATGAGCTTTTGATGCAGAGATAGCTCAACAATAAcccaaaaaaaatagaaataccCTACCTACTACACCAGTTATGAGCTTTTGATGCACAGATGGTTCAACAATAGGCCAAAGAAATAGAACTAGCACCCAAATAATACAGCATAAGTAGTGTCAAGTAACTTTAGAAGAACCGTACCAGGGGAGCCCATATCTCTTCATACTTGCATGCTATCAGCATGGCGCTTACGCCAATGAGCTGAAGGTCCTTTCTCAGAACATTCTTCATGGATAAGTACTGATCAATAATGTAGACCGTCAGGTACAAGGTCTCTGGCATGAGAATAAGCCTGTGGTGGACCTCAATAATCCAATCAATCAGTATTGCCCTCATTCTCTCGTTGATATCGGGCTGTGAAATCATGTACGTACAGAGAGGCCGGCAGGTGCTCTGGACAAGCAGCAAAACAACAAAGTAATagctatcacttcagaaattgacATAACAAAGTCATCTGTTACCAGATAACAACTTCTTAATTCTACTGTTAACTTCACAGTGCTCGCATGAAGAGTCTAATCAAGCTCTCACCTCAGTTCTCTTGTAGAACCTGTAAATGTCTTCAACATAATCAACCACTGCCAGCTCATTGTGAGCATCAGATGCGTCAATGTTGTACGCCACCGGGGCCTTCTTCGGGCTGGAGATCACCCCATCAGAAGCCTGCGTCAAGAACAAGAATCCAGACAACATTCTTAGGATGACATTACTCAATCAAGCTTAATTGTCAGCACATAATATTA contains:
- the LOC124666270 gene encoding cyclin-B1-3-like → MASRRQAAAGAGAGDVFAQEHKGDVRLLKKTKAKVAQEPAAETRRPLVEVGNVINGRHAPADPSRHKEVAAVEANKCVRAIKQHKENNRVKPQVIVISSDSENEKKNQAKRAASRRSPINTLTKILSKCSRASDGVISSPKKAPVAYNIDASDAHNELAVVDYVEDIYRFYKRTESTCRPLCTYMISQPDINERMRAILIDWIIEVHHRLILMPETLYLTVYIIDQYLSMKNVLRKDLQLIGVSAMLIACKYEEIWAPLVQDLLCISDNSFSREQVLRKEKSILNTLQWNLTVPTLYMFMVRYLKAAMGDKELENMAFFYAELSLVQYTMLQYPPSKTAAAAVYAARCTLNMSPRWNDVLEHHTGLAEWQLLDCAMRLASLHSAAPGSKQKVVYVKYSNPKLGTVSLYAPSKRLMI